The proteins below are encoded in one region of Synchiropus splendidus isolate RoL2022-P1 chromosome 13, RoL_Sspl_1.0, whole genome shotgun sequence:
- the LOC128769613 gene encoding transcriptional repressor p66 alpha-like isoform X2, which translates to MSSCWQKNAALHPHESIHLVGHGYEDMEGMSEEAVRQTRSQKRALERDAAPQSLEPSDAASESKRSKLAPSEQTEPQPEPALGLESQNQSGTGSEPEPENSQLPLPLVLPLASKPVKEEAEKPDNQTGLKDGAVKEAVKTEPTMETRTRNRLMESKVLATGEVKATIKVEVQTGEQPVDMSTSKGLKKEKRPPSPEDDDDVIILSDNDTPSPPMNGVNHFKELDTDLLMKSSPEERERIIKQLKEELRLEEAKLVLLKKLRQSQIQRDNLQKPSSLSGSTAPPPLIRGTITGNKSSQQILTGRSSGAVIPPPLVRGGQQISSKHGSQIIMPPLVRGAQQIQALRQQQQQQLAASGGGGSGPPPLLMGPRTSAPGSQRTMMQQGLRVVSGANSLASASSMKSSSSSGVSLVSVSDSPASRQAAAKLALRKQLEKTLLEIPPPKPPAPVFNFLPSAANNEFIYLVGLEEVVQNLLDTFHRGKMGVPLPKPVLKEPYACTQCKTDFTCRWRQDKSKVLCEDCMSSNQKKALKAEHTNRLKAAFVKALQQEQEIEQRIIQQTSSSLSHGSSSSSSSLKAEQLVSQQLKQARASSLQHHHQVNRGSNIIHHHSIKSQGISHGGISSVRGVPHSFSSTSQLQSAVAAAALVSRPGKHERVSQRSIQSSKVSSSGLGGVRNVSGGSSSASAWKKQNSSNTGVTMAYVNPSLTGHKTSATVDARQREYLLDMIPSRSSISQTAHTWK; encoded by the exons ATGTCATCATGTTGGCAGAAGAACGCTGCCTTGCACCCTCATGAAAGCATTCATCTGGTGGGCCATGGGTACGAAGACATGGAG GGGATGTCTGAGGAAGCAGTCCGCCAGACGCGCAGCCAGAAGAGGGCGCTGGAGAGGGATGCTGCTCCCCAGTCTTTGGAGCCCTCCGATGCTGCTAGCGAAAGCAAACGGTCTAAACTGGCACCATCTGAACAGACTGAACCTCAGCCCGAGCCAGCACTGGGACTGGAGTCTCAGAACCAGTCTGGTACGGGGTCTGAACCAGAACCCGAAAACAGTCAATTGCCGTTACCTTTAGTGTTACCCTTGGCGTCCAAGCCGGTGAAGGAAGAAGCGGAGAAGCCAGACAATCAGACTGGACTTAAGGACGGAGCCGTCAAAGAGGCGGTGAAAACTGAGCCGACAATGGAGACCAGGACCCGCAACAGGCTGATGGAGTCGAAGGTTCTGGCTACAGGAGAGGTGAAGGCTACTATTAAAGTTGAGGTGCAGACTGGAGAGCAGCCAGTGGACATGAGCACATCAAAAGG CTTGAAGAAAGAGAAGCGACCTCCGTCCCCAGAAGAtgacgatgatgtcatcatcctgTCAGACAACGACACCCCGAGTCCACCCATGAACGGAGTGAATCACTTCAAGGAGCTGGACACAGATCTGCTGATG AAGAGCAGTCCAGAGGAGCGAGAGCGCATCATCAAGCAGCTGAAGGAAGAGCTGCGACTGGAGGAGGCCAAGCTGGTGCTGCTGAAGAAGCTGCGGCAGAGTCAGATCCAGAGAGATAATCTACAGAAG CCCTCCAGTCTGTCCGGCTCCACCGCTCCTCCTCCATTGATCCGGGGAACCATCACGGGCAACAAGAGCTCACAGCAG ATTTTGACAGGCAGGAGTTCAGGGGCGGTCATCCCCCCTCCGCTTGTGCGAGGAGGGCAGCAGATCTCGTCCAAACACGGCTCCCAGATCATCATGCCGCCGCTGGTCAGAGGTGCTCAG CAGATCCAGGCTCTCcgccaacagcagcagcagcagctggcagCTTCAGGTGGTGGAGGCTCAGGACCGCCACCGCTGCTGATGGGCCCCAGGACCTCGGCCCCTGGAAGCCAGCGGACCATGATGCAGCAGGGTCTCAGAGTAGTGAGCGGCGCCAACTCACTG GCTTCGGCGTCCTCCATGAAGAGCTCCTCGTCGAGCGGCGTGTCACTGGTGAGCGTCAGCGACTCTCCCGCCAGCCGCCAGGCTGCAGCCAAACTGGCCCTGCGCAAGCAGCTGGAGAAGACCCTGCTAGAGATCCCCCCGCCCAAGCCTCCCGCCCCGGTCTTCAACTTCCTGCCGTCGGCAGCCAACAACGAGTTCATCTACCTGGTGGGACTGGAAGAGGTGGTTCAGAACCTGCTGGACACGTTCCACAGAG GAAAGATGGGTGTGCCGCTGCCCAAGCCTGTGCTAAAGGAACCCTACGCCTGTACGCAGTGCAAAACCGACTTCACCTGCCGGTGGAGACAGGACAAGTCTAAAGTCCTCTGTGAGGACTGCATGTCGTCCAATCAGAAGAAGGCGCTGAAGGCGGAGCACACCAACCGACTGAAGGCGGCGTTTGTCAAAGCattgcagcaggagcaggagataGAGCAGCGCATCATCCAGCAGACGTCTTCGTCGCTCTCTCACGGcagctcctcgtcctcctcatcgCTCAAGGCTGAGCAGCTGGTGTcccagcagctgaagcaggccCGAGCCTCATCtctgcagcaccaccaccagGTCAACCGGGGAAGCAACATCATCCACCATCACTCCATCAAG AGCCAAGGTATCTCCCACGGCGGTATCTCCTCAGTGAGGGGCGTCCCccactccttctcctccacctcccagcTGCAGAGCGCGGTGGCGGCAGCGGCTTTGGTCAGCCGGCCAGGTAAGCACGAGCGTGTGTCCCAGCGCTCCATCCAGAGCTCaaaggtgagcagcagtggactcgGCGGCGTCAGGAATGTCAGCGGAGGTAGTTCCTCAGCCAGTGCATGGAAGAAGCagaacagcagcaacacag GAGTGACCATGGCCTACGTGAACCCCAGCCTGACTGGCCACAAGACTTCCGCCACAGTGGACGCACGTCAGAGGGAGTACCTGCTGGACATGATTCCCTCTCGCTCCTCCATCTCGCAGACTGCTCATACATGGAAATAA
- the LOC128769613 gene encoding transcriptional repressor p66 alpha-like isoform X5, with product MSSCWQKNAALHPHESIHLVGHGYEDMEGMSEEAVRQTRSQKRALERDAAPQSLEPSDAASESKRSKLAPSEQTEPQPEPALGLESQNQSGTGSEPEPENSQLPLPLVLPLASKPVKEEAEKPDNQTGLKDGAVKEAVKTEPTMETRTRNRLMESKVLATGEVKATIKVEVQTGEQPVDMSTSKGLKKEKRPPSPEDDDDVIILSDNDTPSPPMNGVNHFKELDTDLLMKSSPEERERIIKQLKEELRLEEAKLVLLKKLRQSQIQRDNLQKPSSLSGSTAPPPLIRGTITGNKSSQQILTGRSSGAVIPPPLVRGGQQISSKHGSQIIMPPLVRGAQTISVSPQQIQALRQQQQQQLAASGGGGSGPPPLLMGPRTSAPGSQRTMMQQGLRVVSGANSLASASSMKSSSSSGVSLVSVSDSPASRQAAAKLALRKQLEKTLLEIPPPKPPAPVFNFLPSAANNEFIYLVGLEEVVQNLLDTFHRGKMGVPLPKPVLKEPYACTQCKTDFTCRWRQDKSKVLCEDCMSSNQKKALKAEHTNRLKAAFVKALQQEQEIEQRIIQQTSSSLSHGSSSSSSSLKAEQLVSQQLKQARASSLQHHHQVNRGSNIIHHHSIKSQGISHGGISSVRGVPHSFSSTSQLQSAVAAAALVSRPGVTMAYVNPSLTGHKTSATVDARQREYLLDMIPSRSSISQTAHTWK from the exons ATGTCATCATGTTGGCAGAAGAACGCTGCCTTGCACCCTCATGAAAGCATTCATCTGGTGGGCCATGGGTACGAAGACATGGAG GGGATGTCTGAGGAAGCAGTCCGCCAGACGCGCAGCCAGAAGAGGGCGCTGGAGAGGGATGCTGCTCCCCAGTCTTTGGAGCCCTCCGATGCTGCTAGCGAAAGCAAACGGTCTAAACTGGCACCATCTGAACAGACTGAACCTCAGCCCGAGCCAGCACTGGGACTGGAGTCTCAGAACCAGTCTGGTACGGGGTCTGAACCAGAACCCGAAAACAGTCAATTGCCGTTACCTTTAGTGTTACCCTTGGCGTCCAAGCCGGTGAAGGAAGAAGCGGAGAAGCCAGACAATCAGACTGGACTTAAGGACGGAGCCGTCAAAGAGGCGGTGAAAACTGAGCCGACAATGGAGACCAGGACCCGCAACAGGCTGATGGAGTCGAAGGTTCTGGCTACAGGAGAGGTGAAGGCTACTATTAAAGTTGAGGTGCAGACTGGAGAGCAGCCAGTGGACATGAGCACATCAAAAGG CTTGAAGAAAGAGAAGCGACCTCCGTCCCCAGAAGAtgacgatgatgtcatcatcctgTCAGACAACGACACCCCGAGTCCACCCATGAACGGAGTGAATCACTTCAAGGAGCTGGACACAGATCTGCTGATG AAGAGCAGTCCAGAGGAGCGAGAGCGCATCATCAAGCAGCTGAAGGAAGAGCTGCGACTGGAGGAGGCCAAGCTGGTGCTGCTGAAGAAGCTGCGGCAGAGTCAGATCCAGAGAGATAATCTACAGAAG CCCTCCAGTCTGTCCGGCTCCACCGCTCCTCCTCCATTGATCCGGGGAACCATCACGGGCAACAAGAGCTCACAGCAG ATTTTGACAGGCAGGAGTTCAGGGGCGGTCATCCCCCCTCCGCTTGTGCGAGGAGGGCAGCAGATCTCGTCCAAACACGGCTCCCAGATCATCATGCCGCCGCTGGTCAGAGGTGCTCAG ACCATCTCTGTATCTCCACAGCAGATCCAGGCTCTCcgccaacagcagcagcagcagctggcagCTTCAGGTGGTGGAGGCTCAGGACCGCCACCGCTGCTGATGGGCCCCAGGACCTCGGCCCCTGGAAGCCAGCGGACCATGATGCAGCAGGGTCTCAGAGTAGTGAGCGGCGCCAACTCACTG GCTTCGGCGTCCTCCATGAAGAGCTCCTCGTCGAGCGGCGTGTCACTGGTGAGCGTCAGCGACTCTCCCGCCAGCCGCCAGGCTGCAGCCAAACTGGCCCTGCGCAAGCAGCTGGAGAAGACCCTGCTAGAGATCCCCCCGCCCAAGCCTCCCGCCCCGGTCTTCAACTTCCTGCCGTCGGCAGCCAACAACGAGTTCATCTACCTGGTGGGACTGGAAGAGGTGGTTCAGAACCTGCTGGACACGTTCCACAGAG GAAAGATGGGTGTGCCGCTGCCCAAGCCTGTGCTAAAGGAACCCTACGCCTGTACGCAGTGCAAAACCGACTTCACCTGCCGGTGGAGACAGGACAAGTCTAAAGTCCTCTGTGAGGACTGCATGTCGTCCAATCAGAAGAAGGCGCTGAAGGCGGAGCACACCAACCGACTGAAGGCGGCGTTTGTCAAAGCattgcagcaggagcaggagataGAGCAGCGCATCATCCAGCAGACGTCTTCGTCGCTCTCTCACGGcagctcctcgtcctcctcatcgCTCAAGGCTGAGCAGCTGGTGTcccagcagctgaagcaggccCGAGCCTCATCtctgcagcaccaccaccagGTCAACCGGGGAAGCAACATCATCCACCATCACTCCATCAAG AGCCAAGGTATCTCCCACGGCGGTATCTCCTCAGTGAGGGGCGTCCCccactccttctcctccacctcccagcTGCAGAGCGCGGTGGCGGCAGCGGCTTTGGTCAGCCGGCCAG GAGTGACCATGGCCTACGTGAACCCCAGCCTGACTGGCCACAAGACTTCCGCCACAGTGGACGCACGTCAGAGGGAGTACCTGCTGGACATGATTCCCTCTCGCTCCTCCATCTCGCAGACTGCTCATACATGGAAATAA
- the LOC128769613 gene encoding transcriptional repressor p66 alpha-like isoform X1 has product MSSCWQKNAALHPHESIHLVGHGYEDMEGMSEEAVRQTRSQKRALERDAAPQSLEPSDAASESKRSKLAPSEQTEPQPEPALGLESQNQSGTGSEPEPENSQLPLPLVLPLASKPVKEEAEKPDNQTGLKDGAVKEAVKTEPTMETRTRNRLMESKVLATGEVKATIKVEVQTGEQPVDMSTSKGLKKEKRPPSPEDDDDVIILSDNDTPSPPMNGVNHFKELDTDLLMKSSPEERERIIKQLKEELRLEEAKLVLLKKLRQSQIQRDNLQKPSSLSGSTAPPPLIRGTITGNKSSQQILTGRSSGAVIPPPLVRGGQQISSKHGSQIIMPPLVRGAQTISVSPQQIQALRQQQQQQLAASGGGGSGPPPLLMGPRTSAPGSQRTMMQQGLRVVSGANSLASASSMKSSSSSGVSLVSVSDSPASRQAAAKLALRKQLEKTLLEIPPPKPPAPVFNFLPSAANNEFIYLVGLEEVVQNLLDTFHRGKMGVPLPKPVLKEPYACTQCKTDFTCRWRQDKSKVLCEDCMSSNQKKALKAEHTNRLKAAFVKALQQEQEIEQRIIQQTSSSLSHGSSSSSSSLKAEQLVSQQLKQARASSLQHHHQVNRGSNIIHHHSIKSQGISHGGISSVRGVPHSFSSTSQLQSAVAAAALVSRPGKHERVSQRSIQSSKVSSSGLGGVRNVSGGSSSASAWKKQNSSNTGVTMAYVNPSLTGHKTSATVDARQREYLLDMIPSRSSISQTAHTWK; this is encoded by the exons ATGTCATCATGTTGGCAGAAGAACGCTGCCTTGCACCCTCATGAAAGCATTCATCTGGTGGGCCATGGGTACGAAGACATGGAG GGGATGTCTGAGGAAGCAGTCCGCCAGACGCGCAGCCAGAAGAGGGCGCTGGAGAGGGATGCTGCTCCCCAGTCTTTGGAGCCCTCCGATGCTGCTAGCGAAAGCAAACGGTCTAAACTGGCACCATCTGAACAGACTGAACCTCAGCCCGAGCCAGCACTGGGACTGGAGTCTCAGAACCAGTCTGGTACGGGGTCTGAACCAGAACCCGAAAACAGTCAATTGCCGTTACCTTTAGTGTTACCCTTGGCGTCCAAGCCGGTGAAGGAAGAAGCGGAGAAGCCAGACAATCAGACTGGACTTAAGGACGGAGCCGTCAAAGAGGCGGTGAAAACTGAGCCGACAATGGAGACCAGGACCCGCAACAGGCTGATGGAGTCGAAGGTTCTGGCTACAGGAGAGGTGAAGGCTACTATTAAAGTTGAGGTGCAGACTGGAGAGCAGCCAGTGGACATGAGCACATCAAAAGG CTTGAAGAAAGAGAAGCGACCTCCGTCCCCAGAAGAtgacgatgatgtcatcatcctgTCAGACAACGACACCCCGAGTCCACCCATGAACGGAGTGAATCACTTCAAGGAGCTGGACACAGATCTGCTGATG AAGAGCAGTCCAGAGGAGCGAGAGCGCATCATCAAGCAGCTGAAGGAAGAGCTGCGACTGGAGGAGGCCAAGCTGGTGCTGCTGAAGAAGCTGCGGCAGAGTCAGATCCAGAGAGATAATCTACAGAAG CCCTCCAGTCTGTCCGGCTCCACCGCTCCTCCTCCATTGATCCGGGGAACCATCACGGGCAACAAGAGCTCACAGCAG ATTTTGACAGGCAGGAGTTCAGGGGCGGTCATCCCCCCTCCGCTTGTGCGAGGAGGGCAGCAGATCTCGTCCAAACACGGCTCCCAGATCATCATGCCGCCGCTGGTCAGAGGTGCTCAG ACCATCTCTGTATCTCCACAGCAGATCCAGGCTCTCcgccaacagcagcagcagcagctggcagCTTCAGGTGGTGGAGGCTCAGGACCGCCACCGCTGCTGATGGGCCCCAGGACCTCGGCCCCTGGAAGCCAGCGGACCATGATGCAGCAGGGTCTCAGAGTAGTGAGCGGCGCCAACTCACTG GCTTCGGCGTCCTCCATGAAGAGCTCCTCGTCGAGCGGCGTGTCACTGGTGAGCGTCAGCGACTCTCCCGCCAGCCGCCAGGCTGCAGCCAAACTGGCCCTGCGCAAGCAGCTGGAGAAGACCCTGCTAGAGATCCCCCCGCCCAAGCCTCCCGCCCCGGTCTTCAACTTCCTGCCGTCGGCAGCCAACAACGAGTTCATCTACCTGGTGGGACTGGAAGAGGTGGTTCAGAACCTGCTGGACACGTTCCACAGAG GAAAGATGGGTGTGCCGCTGCCCAAGCCTGTGCTAAAGGAACCCTACGCCTGTACGCAGTGCAAAACCGACTTCACCTGCCGGTGGAGACAGGACAAGTCTAAAGTCCTCTGTGAGGACTGCATGTCGTCCAATCAGAAGAAGGCGCTGAAGGCGGAGCACACCAACCGACTGAAGGCGGCGTTTGTCAAAGCattgcagcaggagcaggagataGAGCAGCGCATCATCCAGCAGACGTCTTCGTCGCTCTCTCACGGcagctcctcgtcctcctcatcgCTCAAGGCTGAGCAGCTGGTGTcccagcagctgaagcaggccCGAGCCTCATCtctgcagcaccaccaccagGTCAACCGGGGAAGCAACATCATCCACCATCACTCCATCAAG AGCCAAGGTATCTCCCACGGCGGTATCTCCTCAGTGAGGGGCGTCCCccactccttctcctccacctcccagcTGCAGAGCGCGGTGGCGGCAGCGGCTTTGGTCAGCCGGCCAGGTAAGCACGAGCGTGTGTCCCAGCGCTCCATCCAGAGCTCaaaggtgagcagcagtggactcgGCGGCGTCAGGAATGTCAGCGGAGGTAGTTCCTCAGCCAGTGCATGGAAGAAGCagaacagcagcaacacag GAGTGACCATGGCCTACGTGAACCCCAGCCTGACTGGCCACAAGACTTCCGCCACAGTGGACGCACGTCAGAGGGAGTACCTGCTGGACATGATTCCCTCTCGCTCCTCCATCTCGCAGACTGCTCATACATGGAAATAA
- the LOC128769613 gene encoding transcriptional repressor p66 alpha-like isoform X3, with translation MSSCWQKNAALHPHESIHLVGHGYEDMEGMSEEAVRQTRSQKRALERDAAPQSLEPSDAASESKRSKLAPSEQTEPQPEPALGLESQNQSGTGSEPEPENSQLPLPLVLPLASKPVKEEAEKPDNQTGLKDGAVKEAVKTEPTMETRTRNRLMESKVLATGEVKATIKVEVQTGEQPVDMSTSKGLKKEKRPPSPEDDDDVIILSDNDTPSPPMNGVNHFKELDTDLLMKSSPEERERIIKQLKEELRLEEAKLVLLKKLRQSQIQRDNLQKPSSLSGSTAPPPLIRGTITGNKSSQQILTGRSSGAVIPPPLVRGGQQISSKHGSQIIMPPLVRGAQIQALRQQQQQQLAASGGGGSGPPPLLMGPRTSAPGSQRTMMQQGLRVVSGANSLASASSMKSSSSSGVSLVSVSDSPASRQAAAKLALRKQLEKTLLEIPPPKPPAPVFNFLPSAANNEFIYLVGLEEVVQNLLDTFHRGKMGVPLPKPVLKEPYACTQCKTDFTCRWRQDKSKVLCEDCMSSNQKKALKAEHTNRLKAAFVKALQQEQEIEQRIIQQTSSSLSHGSSSSSSSLKAEQLVSQQLKQARASSLQHHHQVNRGSNIIHHHSIKSQGISHGGISSVRGVPHSFSSTSQLQSAVAAAALVSRPGKHERVSQRSIQSSKVSSSGLGGVRNVSGGSSSASAWKKQNSSNTGVTMAYVNPSLTGHKTSATVDARQREYLLDMIPSRSSISQTAHTWK, from the exons ATGTCATCATGTTGGCAGAAGAACGCTGCCTTGCACCCTCATGAAAGCATTCATCTGGTGGGCCATGGGTACGAAGACATGGAG GGGATGTCTGAGGAAGCAGTCCGCCAGACGCGCAGCCAGAAGAGGGCGCTGGAGAGGGATGCTGCTCCCCAGTCTTTGGAGCCCTCCGATGCTGCTAGCGAAAGCAAACGGTCTAAACTGGCACCATCTGAACAGACTGAACCTCAGCCCGAGCCAGCACTGGGACTGGAGTCTCAGAACCAGTCTGGTACGGGGTCTGAACCAGAACCCGAAAACAGTCAATTGCCGTTACCTTTAGTGTTACCCTTGGCGTCCAAGCCGGTGAAGGAAGAAGCGGAGAAGCCAGACAATCAGACTGGACTTAAGGACGGAGCCGTCAAAGAGGCGGTGAAAACTGAGCCGACAATGGAGACCAGGACCCGCAACAGGCTGATGGAGTCGAAGGTTCTGGCTACAGGAGAGGTGAAGGCTACTATTAAAGTTGAGGTGCAGACTGGAGAGCAGCCAGTGGACATGAGCACATCAAAAGG CTTGAAGAAAGAGAAGCGACCTCCGTCCCCAGAAGAtgacgatgatgtcatcatcctgTCAGACAACGACACCCCGAGTCCACCCATGAACGGAGTGAATCACTTCAAGGAGCTGGACACAGATCTGCTGATG AAGAGCAGTCCAGAGGAGCGAGAGCGCATCATCAAGCAGCTGAAGGAAGAGCTGCGACTGGAGGAGGCCAAGCTGGTGCTGCTGAAGAAGCTGCGGCAGAGTCAGATCCAGAGAGATAATCTACAGAAG CCCTCCAGTCTGTCCGGCTCCACCGCTCCTCCTCCATTGATCCGGGGAACCATCACGGGCAACAAGAGCTCACAGCAG ATTTTGACAGGCAGGAGTTCAGGGGCGGTCATCCCCCCTCCGCTTGTGCGAGGAGGGCAGCAGATCTCGTCCAAACACGGCTCCCAGATCATCATGCCGCCGCTGGTCAGAGGTGCTCAG ATCCAGGCTCTCcgccaacagcagcagcagcagctggcagCTTCAGGTGGTGGAGGCTCAGGACCGCCACCGCTGCTGATGGGCCCCAGGACCTCGGCCCCTGGAAGCCAGCGGACCATGATGCAGCAGGGTCTCAGAGTAGTGAGCGGCGCCAACTCACTG GCTTCGGCGTCCTCCATGAAGAGCTCCTCGTCGAGCGGCGTGTCACTGGTGAGCGTCAGCGACTCTCCCGCCAGCCGCCAGGCTGCAGCCAAACTGGCCCTGCGCAAGCAGCTGGAGAAGACCCTGCTAGAGATCCCCCCGCCCAAGCCTCCCGCCCCGGTCTTCAACTTCCTGCCGTCGGCAGCCAACAACGAGTTCATCTACCTGGTGGGACTGGAAGAGGTGGTTCAGAACCTGCTGGACACGTTCCACAGAG GAAAGATGGGTGTGCCGCTGCCCAAGCCTGTGCTAAAGGAACCCTACGCCTGTACGCAGTGCAAAACCGACTTCACCTGCCGGTGGAGACAGGACAAGTCTAAAGTCCTCTGTGAGGACTGCATGTCGTCCAATCAGAAGAAGGCGCTGAAGGCGGAGCACACCAACCGACTGAAGGCGGCGTTTGTCAAAGCattgcagcaggagcaggagataGAGCAGCGCATCATCCAGCAGACGTCTTCGTCGCTCTCTCACGGcagctcctcgtcctcctcatcgCTCAAGGCTGAGCAGCTGGTGTcccagcagctgaagcaggccCGAGCCTCATCtctgcagcaccaccaccagGTCAACCGGGGAAGCAACATCATCCACCATCACTCCATCAAG AGCCAAGGTATCTCCCACGGCGGTATCTCCTCAGTGAGGGGCGTCCCccactccttctcctccacctcccagcTGCAGAGCGCGGTGGCGGCAGCGGCTTTGGTCAGCCGGCCAGGTAAGCACGAGCGTGTGTCCCAGCGCTCCATCCAGAGCTCaaaggtgagcagcagtggactcgGCGGCGTCAGGAATGTCAGCGGAGGTAGTTCCTCAGCCAGTGCATGGAAGAAGCagaacagcagcaacacag GAGTGACCATGGCCTACGTGAACCCCAGCCTGACTGGCCACAAGACTTCCGCCACAGTGGACGCACGTCAGAGGGAGTACCTGCTGGACATGATTCCCTCTCGCTCCTCCATCTCGCAGACTGCTCATACATGGAAATAA
- the LOC128769613 gene encoding transcriptional repressor p66 alpha-like isoform X4: protein MSEEAVRQTRSQKRALERDAAPQSLEPSDAASESKRSKLAPSEQTEPQPEPALGLESQNQSGTGSEPEPENSQLPLPLVLPLASKPVKEEAEKPDNQTGLKDGAVKEAVKTEPTMETRTRNRLMESKVLATGEVKATIKVEVQTGEQPVDMSTSKGLKKEKRPPSPEDDDDVIILSDNDTPSPPMNGVNHFKELDTDLLMKSSPEERERIIKQLKEELRLEEAKLVLLKKLRQSQIQRDNLQKPSSLSGSTAPPPLIRGTITGNKSSQQILTGRSSGAVIPPPLVRGGQQISSKHGSQIIMPPLVRGAQTISVSPQQIQALRQQQQQQLAASGGGGSGPPPLLMGPRTSAPGSQRTMMQQGLRVVSGANSLASASSMKSSSSSGVSLVSVSDSPASRQAAAKLALRKQLEKTLLEIPPPKPPAPVFNFLPSAANNEFIYLVGLEEVVQNLLDTFHRGKMGVPLPKPVLKEPYACTQCKTDFTCRWRQDKSKVLCEDCMSSNQKKALKAEHTNRLKAAFVKALQQEQEIEQRIIQQTSSSLSHGSSSSSSSLKAEQLVSQQLKQARASSLQHHHQVNRGSNIIHHHSIKSQGISHGGISSVRGVPHSFSSTSQLQSAVAAAALVSRPGKHERVSQRSIQSSKVSSSGLGGVRNVSGGSSSASAWKKQNSSNTGVTMAYVNPSLTGHKTSATVDARQREYLLDMIPSRSSISQTAHTWK, encoded by the exons ATGTCTGAGGAAGCAGTCCGCCAGACGCGCAGCCAGAAGAGGGCGCTGGAGAGGGATGCTGCTCCCCAGTCTTTGGAGCCCTCCGATGCTGCTAGCGAAAGCAAACGGTCTAAACTGGCACCATCTGAACAGACTGAACCTCAGCCCGAGCCAGCACTGGGACTGGAGTCTCAGAACCAGTCTGGTACGGGGTCTGAACCAGAACCCGAAAACAGTCAATTGCCGTTACCTTTAGTGTTACCCTTGGCGTCCAAGCCGGTGAAGGAAGAAGCGGAGAAGCCAGACAATCAGACTGGACTTAAGGACGGAGCCGTCAAAGAGGCGGTGAAAACTGAGCCGACAATGGAGACCAGGACCCGCAACAGGCTGATGGAGTCGAAGGTTCTGGCTACAGGAGAGGTGAAGGCTACTATTAAAGTTGAGGTGCAGACTGGAGAGCAGCCAGTGGACATGAGCACATCAAAAGG CTTGAAGAAAGAGAAGCGACCTCCGTCCCCAGAAGAtgacgatgatgtcatcatcctgTCAGACAACGACACCCCGAGTCCACCCATGAACGGAGTGAATCACTTCAAGGAGCTGGACACAGATCTGCTGATG AAGAGCAGTCCAGAGGAGCGAGAGCGCATCATCAAGCAGCTGAAGGAAGAGCTGCGACTGGAGGAGGCCAAGCTGGTGCTGCTGAAGAAGCTGCGGCAGAGTCAGATCCAGAGAGATAATCTACAGAAG CCCTCCAGTCTGTCCGGCTCCACCGCTCCTCCTCCATTGATCCGGGGAACCATCACGGGCAACAAGAGCTCACAGCAG ATTTTGACAGGCAGGAGTTCAGGGGCGGTCATCCCCCCTCCGCTTGTGCGAGGAGGGCAGCAGATCTCGTCCAAACACGGCTCCCAGATCATCATGCCGCCGCTGGTCAGAGGTGCTCAG ACCATCTCTGTATCTCCACAGCAGATCCAGGCTCTCcgccaacagcagcagcagcagctggcagCTTCAGGTGGTGGAGGCTCAGGACCGCCACCGCTGCTGATGGGCCCCAGGACCTCGGCCCCTGGAAGCCAGCGGACCATGATGCAGCAGGGTCTCAGAGTAGTGAGCGGCGCCAACTCACTG GCTTCGGCGTCCTCCATGAAGAGCTCCTCGTCGAGCGGCGTGTCACTGGTGAGCGTCAGCGACTCTCCCGCCAGCCGCCAGGCTGCAGCCAAACTGGCCCTGCGCAAGCAGCTGGAGAAGACCCTGCTAGAGATCCCCCCGCCCAAGCCTCCCGCCCCGGTCTTCAACTTCCTGCCGTCGGCAGCCAACAACGAGTTCATCTACCTGGTGGGACTGGAAGAGGTGGTTCAGAACCTGCTGGACACGTTCCACAGAG GAAAGATGGGTGTGCCGCTGCCCAAGCCTGTGCTAAAGGAACCCTACGCCTGTACGCAGTGCAAAACCGACTTCACCTGCCGGTGGAGACAGGACAAGTCTAAAGTCCTCTGTGAGGACTGCATGTCGTCCAATCAGAAGAAGGCGCTGAAGGCGGAGCACACCAACCGACTGAAGGCGGCGTTTGTCAAAGCattgcagcaggagcaggagataGAGCAGCGCATCATCCAGCAGACGTCTTCGTCGCTCTCTCACGGcagctcctcgtcctcctcatcgCTCAAGGCTGAGCAGCTGGTGTcccagcagctgaagcaggccCGAGCCTCATCtctgcagcaccaccaccagGTCAACCGGGGAAGCAACATCATCCACCATCACTCCATCAAG AGCCAAGGTATCTCCCACGGCGGTATCTCCTCAGTGAGGGGCGTCCCccactccttctcctccacctcccagcTGCAGAGCGCGGTGGCGGCAGCGGCTTTGGTCAGCCGGCCAGGTAAGCACGAGCGTGTGTCCCAGCGCTCCATCCAGAGCTCaaaggtgagcagcagtggactcgGCGGCGTCAGGAATGTCAGCGGAGGTAGTTCCTCAGCCAGTGCATGGAAGAAGCagaacagcagcaacacag GAGTGACCATGGCCTACGTGAACCCCAGCCTGACTGGCCACAAGACTTCCGCCACAGTGGACGCACGTCAGAGGGAGTACCTGCTGGACATGATTCCCTCTCGCTCCTCCATCTCGCAGACTGCTCATACATGGAAATAA